The proteins below are encoded in one region of Aspergillus nidulans FGSC A4 chromosome III:
- the chsA gene encoding chitin synthase class I (transcript_id=CADANIAT00005872), giving the protein MSYNRLGDPYGDDRDARSPIMNPSSLSNRSPSPGRPLDGYQLSDAPYGHHHHIEMPSSDRLAEQPTYSVERIPQSYGHNEAYEAQHQHYPGYEYSVDPEAHHDAYYTQPYQPTVTPGHDDYDLGQYPGHQHSYQDDEPILQPEDPFQAQNPYSDDYQEDMTIAPTPSPAPLRRWKTVKEVQLFQGNLVLDCPIAPKLLNQIPHAENGQRDEFTHMRYSAATCDPKDFFEERFTLRQKLFAKPRHTELFIVVTMYNEDDFLFARTMVGVFKNIEHMCSRTRSKTWGKDAWKKIVVCVISDGRAKINPRTRAVLAGLGCYQDGIAKQQVNGKDVTAHIYEYTTQVGMELKGNQVHLKPRSGVPVQMIFCLKEKNQKKINSHRWFFQAFGRVLDPNICVLLDAGTQPGKDSIYRLWKAFDVEPMCGGACGEIKVMLDHGKKLFNPLVAGQNFEYKLSNILDKPLESAFGFISVLPGAFSAYRYIALQNDKNGQGPLERYFLGEKMHGANAGIFTANMYLAEDRILCFEIVTKRNCRWLLQYVKSSTGETDVPDQMAEFILQRRRWLNGSFFAAVYAITHFYQLWRSDHSFIRKFMLLIETIYQTINMLFAWFGIGNFFLVFHILTTYLGDADLLGTAGKVLGVVFEWLYLATLVTCFVLSLGNRPGGSNKLYMTMVYLWVFIMIYLAFAAVFVTVRSIQEEVKDGSFTFSTLFTNSTFFSIIVSLGSTYVMWFIASIIFMDPWHMFTCFIQYILLTPTYINVLNIYAFCNTHDITWGTKGDDKAEKLPSANLKPGGKVDVNIPQDDGDLNAQYEAELMKFAQKPPKEIKTISEEERQADYYKGFRSSVVLVWVFCNFALGAVVLSSAGLDRFSDDAEAAETDRNNRAMIYMAVVLWSVAGLSIFKFLGAMWFLVVRMFRGV; this is encoded by the exons ATGTCCTATAATCGCTTGG GAGACCCCTACGGGGACGACCGCGACGCTCGTTCCCCCATCATGAATCCCAGCAGCTTGAGTAACCGATCGCCTTCGCCTGGGCGACCGCTCGACGGCTACCAGCTCTCAGATGCGCCGTACGGACATCACCATCACATAGAAATGCCCTCGAGTGACCGATTGGCCGAACAACCGACG TATTCGGTCGAGAGAATCCCGCAGTCGTATGGCCACAACGAAGCGTATGAAGCGCAGCACCAACATTATCCAGGTTACGAGTACTCGGTGGACCCCGAAGCACACCATGACGCTTACTATACCCAACCATACCAGCCTACAGTTACACCGGGCCATGACGATTATGACCTCGGCCAGTATCCAGGACATCAGCATTCTTACCAGGATGATGAGCCGATCCTCCAACCGGAAGACCCCTTTCAGGCCCAGAACCCATACAGCGACGACTACCAGGAGGACATGACAATTGCCCCAACGCCTAGTCCCGCTCCGCTCCGGCGATGGAAGACTGTCAAAGAGGTGCAACTATTTCAAGGCAATCTTGTTCTAGACTGTCCTATCGCACCAAAGCTACTCAACCAAATTCCCCATGCGGAGAACGGCCAGCGCGATGAATTCACGCATATGCGCTATTCCGCCGCTACTTGTGACCCTAAAGACTTCTTCGAGGAACGGTTTACCCTGCGCCAGAAGCTTTTTGCCAAACCCCGACACACGGAACTGTTTATTGTCGTGACGATGTATAATGAGGACGACTTTCTCTTCGCGAGAACGATGGTCGGAGtattcaagaacattgaGCACATGTGTTCAAGGACTCGAAGCAAGACCTGGGGCAAAGAtgcctggaagaagattgtGGTCTGCGTCATTAGCGACGGTCGTGCTAAGATTAACCCGCGAACGCGCGCGGTCTTGGCTGGTCTGGGATGTTATCAGGATGGCATCGCGAAGCAGCAGGTCAACGGGAAAGACGTTACAGCGCATATCTACGAGTACACAACCCAAGTTGGCATGGAGTTAAAAGGGAATCAGGTCCATCTCAAGCCTCGCTCGGGAGTGCCGGTGCAGATGATTTTCTGCCTCAAGGAAAAAAACCAGAAAAAGATTAACTCACATCGCTGGTTCTTCCAGGCTTTTGGCCGTGTACTTGACCCCAACATCTGTGTCCTACTCGATGCTGGCACGCAGCCTGGTAAGGATTCGATCTATCGTTTGTGGAAGGCTTTCGATGTTGAGCCGATGTGTGGAGGTGCTTGTGGTGAGATCAAGGTCATGTTAGACCATGGGAAGAAGTTGTTCAATCCACTGGTCGCTGGGCAGAACTTCGAGTACAAGCTCAGCAACATCCTGGATAAGCCTTTGGAATCGGCTTTTGGATTCATTTCTGTGCTTCCGGGTGCCTTCTCCGCCTACCGCTATATTGCACTACAGAACGATAAGAACGGCCAAGGTCCGCTGGAGCGGTACTTCCTCGGTGAGAAGATGCACGGCGCCAATGCAGGCATATTTACTGCCAACATGTATTTGGCCGAGGACCGAATCCTATGTTTCGAAATCGTTACTAAACGCAATTGCCGCTGGCTACTTCAATATGTCAAATCCTCAACTGGTGAAACTGATGTGCCGGATCAGATGGCGGAGTTCATCCTCCAGCGTCGTCGATGGCTGAATGGTAGTTTCTTTGCGGCCGTCTATGCCATTACACACTTCTATCAGCTTTGGCGCAGCGACCACAGCTTCATTCGAAAGTTCATGTTGTTGATCGAGACGATATATCAGACGATTAACATGCTGTTCGCTTGGTTTGGCATT GGTAACTTCTTCTTGGTTTTCCATATCCTCACAACGTATCTTGGCGATGCAGACCTCCTAGGAACTGCTGGTAAGGTCTTGGGAGTAGTTTTCGAATGGCTCTACCTCGCAACCCTGGTGACCTGCTTCGTTCTATCCCTGGGTAATCGTCCTGGCGGCTCCAACAAACTATACATGACGATGGTGTATTTGTGGGTTTTCATCATGATCTACCTCGCGTTCGCTGCGGTCTTCGTGACGGTGCGGTccattcaagaagaagttaAGGATGGCTCGTTTACCTTTTCGACGCTTTTCACCAATAGCACTTTCTTCTCTATAATTGTCTCGCTGGGCTCGACGTACGTCATGTGGTTCATCGCATCGATTATTTTCATGGACCCATGGCACATGTTTACATGC TTCATTCAATACATCCTTCTAACCCCTACCTATATCAACGTCCTGAACATCTACGCTTTCTGCAACACGCACGACATAACATGGGGTACGAAGGGTGATGACAAAGCCGAGAAACTACCATCAGCAAATCTCAAGCCCGGTGGTAAAGTCGACGTCAACATTCCTCAGGATGACGGTGATCTTAATGCCCAGTATGAGGCGGAGCTCATGAAATTCGCTCAGAAACCACCCAAGGAAATCAAAACCATTTCTGAGGAGGAACGTCAGGCCGACTACTACAAGGGGTTCCGGTCCTCCGTCGTTCTCGTCTGGGTATTTTGCAATTTTGCTCTGGGCGCTGTTGTCCTCAGCTCGGCCGGACTGGATCGCTTCAGTGATGACGCCGAGGCCGCGGAGACAGATAGGAACAATCGGGCCATGATTTACATGGCCGTTGTGCTATGGAGTGTGGCAGGTCTCTCGATCTTTAAGTTTCTTGGTGCGATGTGGTTTTTGGTTGTGCGAATG TTCCGAGGTGTCTAA